CCAGAATCTGCTTCAGCTCGGCTGGGCTAACCGTCAGCAGCCCCACTTTGGGCAGGCGCTCGGTGAGAATGCGCCAGTTGGGCTCCTGCTGGAAAATGGGCTTCAATAATGCCAGCGCGGCGGGTACCTGCTGCTTATTGGCCAGCGTGATGGCGTGCCAGTACTTCATTTCCAGGTTTTTAGGAAACATATTTTCGGCGGCCTGATACTCCTGAATGGCTTTGGGCATGTCATTCTTTTCTACTGCCAGGTCGCCGGCGTTCATGTGGTCGTAGGCGCGGTGCAGGCTCAGCAGGCGGCGCAGCTCTACGAGCGGCTTGTCGGCATCGTCCACGCGCAGGTCCACGAGGCGGTCGGCCCAGGGGCCTTCGGTGGTGGTGCCGCGCACCACAAGCAGCGCGGCCGACTGCCGGCCCCGGATATCGCCGCCGGCGGCCTGGGCCGCGTCGAGGGCGGCCAGCACGCGCTCGGCCAGGGGCAGGGTGGCATTGGCTTCGTAGGCTTTGGCCATCGCGCCCCATACCGTGTTGTTCAGCATCATGTTGGCCTGGACGGAGAACTGCGCGCCCTGCTGGTGGCCGGCCATATCCACGCATTTTTTGCCGGTGTGGGTAGCCACGCGGCCCTGGTTGTCGAGAATAGCGACCTGGCGCACGTCGCGGCCTTCGTCGGCGGCTAGCAGCTCGTCGAGCGCCTGCTGGGCCGACTTGCCGCTTTTCAGCAGCGCCAGGCCGCGCAGGCCAAACGACTTATTGGTAAACGATTGCGTGGCCACTACGCCCACGCCCGCTTCGCCCCAGCTTACCGAAGTGCCCACCGAAAACCAGTGGCTTTGCACGGCCACGGCCATTTCGCCGGTTTTGGGGTCGCGGGCCACGATGCTGAAGGTGTGGGCCAGCGGGTC
The sequence above is drawn from the Hymenobacter baengnokdamensis genome and encodes:
- a CDS encoding DUF1028 domain-containing protein — translated: MLHKLLPFLAALLLGQLAAAQSIYSATDPLAHTFSIVARDPKTGEMAVAVQSHWFSVGTSVSWGEAGVGVVATQSFTNKSFGLRGLALLKSGKSAQQALDELLAADEGRDVRQVAILDNQGRVATHTGKKCVDMAGHQQGAQFSVQANMMLNNTVWGAMAKAYEANATLPLAERVLAALDAAQAAGGDIRGRQSAALLVVRGTTTEGPWADRLVDLRVDDADKPLVELRRLLSLHRAYDHMNAGDLAVEKNDMPKAIQEYQAAENMFPKNLEMKYWHAITLANKQQVPAALALLKPIFQQEPNWRILTERLPKVGLLTVSPAELKQILALK